Proteins encoded together in one Nocardioides marinisabuli window:
- a CDS encoding alpha/beta fold hydrolase: MSAHLRERITSYTHDGLVFDVVDDGPLDGDVVVLLHGFPERATSWQQVAARLHAHGFRTLAPDQRGYSPGARPPRRRDHRLALLTADVAALVERVGGPVHLVGHDWGAIVAWSLAQTRPELLRTLTAFSVPHPGAFARSMRGLRQPLRSWYVGVFQVRGLAERVLARPGLAERVLRRGGMTAEDVEAFRTGIVEHGALRGGLMWYRALGLLDRDQVPRHVTVPTTMVWSDGDSFLDRSGVEATERYVDASYELVVLSGVTHWIPTQAPDAAAEAVLERISGT, from the coding sequence GTGAGCGCCCACCTGCGGGAGCGGATCACCTCCTACACCCACGACGGCCTGGTCTTCGACGTCGTCGACGACGGCCCGCTCGACGGCGACGTGGTCGTGCTGCTGCACGGCTTCCCGGAGCGCGCCACCAGCTGGCAGCAGGTCGCGGCCCGGCTGCACGCCCACGGCTTCCGCACCCTCGCGCCCGACCAGCGCGGCTACTCGCCCGGCGCGCGGCCCCCGCGCCGCCGTGACCACCGCCTCGCGCTGCTCACCGCCGACGTCGCCGCCCTCGTCGAGCGGGTCGGCGGGCCGGTGCACCTGGTCGGCCACGACTGGGGCGCGATCGTGGCCTGGTCGCTGGCCCAGACCCGCCCCGAGCTGCTGCGCACCCTGACCGCCTTCTCGGTGCCGCACCCCGGCGCCTTCGCCCGCTCGATGCGCGGCCTGCGGCAGCCGCTGCGCTCCTGGTACGTCGGGGTCTTCCAGGTCCGCGGCCTGGCCGAGCGGGTGCTGGCCCGCCCCGGCCTCGCCGAGCGCGTCCTGCGCCGCGGCGGGATGACGGCCGAGGACGTCGAGGCGTTCCGCACCGGCATCGTCGAGCACGGGGCGCTGCGCGGCGGCCTGATGTGGTACCGCGCCCTGGGCCTGCTCGACCGCGACCAGGTGCCGCGCCACGTCACCGTGCCGACCACGATGGTCTGGTCCGACGGCGACTCCTTCCTCGACCGCAGCGGCGTCGAGGCCACCGAGCGCTACGTCGACGCCTCCTACGAGCTCGTCGTGCTCAGCGGCGTCACCCACTGGATCCCCACCCAGGCCCCCGACGCGGCCGCCGAGGCGGTCCTCGAGCGGATCAGCGGTACGTGA
- the rsmI gene encoding 16S rRNA (cytidine(1402)-2'-O)-methyltransferase, which produces MSDHPVPYGVLVLAATPIGQPGDAPPRLAAELSGADVVAAEDTRRLRRLTTDLGIELGGRVVSYFEGNEQARTPTLLEALLAGERVVLVTDAGMPSVSDPGYRLVAAAVEAGVRVTSVPGPSAVLTALAVSGLPVDRFCFEGFLPRKAGERSRRLDSLAAEERTMVFFEAPHRTEAALAAMATSWGADRVAAVCRELTKTHEEVRRGPLGELVDWAAEGVRGEVTIVVTGAAPSAALSTEPPALVAAVAEREDRGMSRKEAIAEVARLAGVPKREVYQLVHVR; this is translated from the coding sequence GTGAGCGACCACCCCGTCCCGTACGGCGTGCTGGTCCTGGCCGCCACCCCCATCGGCCAGCCCGGCGACGCGCCGCCGCGCCTGGCGGCCGAGCTGTCCGGCGCCGACGTGGTCGCCGCCGAGGACACCCGGCGGCTGCGGCGCCTGACCACCGACCTCGGCATCGAGCTCGGCGGGCGCGTCGTCTCCTACTTCGAGGGCAACGAGCAGGCGCGCACGCCCACGCTGCTCGAGGCGCTGCTGGCCGGCGAGCGGGTGGTGCTGGTGACCGACGCCGGGATGCCGAGCGTCTCCGACCCGGGCTACCGCCTGGTGGCCGCGGCCGTCGAGGCCGGGGTGCGGGTCACCTCGGTGCCCGGGCCGAGCGCGGTGCTGACCGCGCTCGCGGTCAGCGGCCTGCCCGTCGACCGGTTCTGCTTCGAGGGGTTCCTGCCCCGCAAGGCCGGCGAGCGCTCGCGGCGCCTGGACTCCCTGGCCGCCGAGGAGCGGACCATGGTGTTCTTCGAGGCGCCGCACCGCACCGAGGCCGCGCTCGCCGCGATGGCGACCTCCTGGGGCGCCGACCGGGTGGCCGCGGTGTGCCGCGAGCTGACCAAGACCCACGAGGAGGTGCGGCGCGGCCCGCTGGGCGAGCTCGTCGACTGGGCCGCCGAGGGCGTGCGCGGCGAGGTGACGATCGTGGTCACCGGCGCCGCGCCCAGCGCCGCCCTCTCGACCGAGCCCCCCGCCCTCGTCGCCGCGGTCGCCGAGCGGGAGGATCGGGGCATGAGCCGCAAGGAAGCGATCGCCGAGGTGGCCCGGCTGGCCGGGGTGCCCAAGCGCGAGGTCTACCAGCTGGTGCACGTCCGGTGA
- a CDS encoding SDR family NAD(P)-dependent oxidoreductase, whose translation MSNRVVVVTGAASGIGFATAERFRDLGDTVLALDIATSVPEGVTFVKCDVGDKAAVDAAIATCVAEAGRIDVLANVAGIVQFGRFESVTEELFDRVHAVDVKGPFFLVQAALPHLRASRGCVVNVSSVAGRVPQPYSAAYSAAKGGLTQLTKALALELSPDGIRVNAVCPGTVDTPLVAKVAETYPDDLDPRVSDRLLAMLPGAASSPAEIAATIAYLASAEARMITGAIVAHDGGMG comes from the coding sequence ATGAGCAACCGCGTCGTCGTCGTCACCGGAGCCGCCTCCGGCATCGGGTTCGCCACCGCCGAGAGGTTCCGCGACCTCGGCGACACCGTCCTGGCCCTCGACATCGCCACGAGCGTGCCCGAGGGCGTCACCTTCGTGAAGTGCGACGTGGGCGACAAGGCCGCCGTGGACGCCGCGATCGCCACCTGCGTGGCCGAGGCCGGGCGCATCGACGTGCTGGCCAACGTCGCCGGCATCGTGCAGTTCGGCCGCTTCGAGAGCGTCACCGAGGAGCTCTTCGACCGCGTCCACGCCGTCGACGTCAAGGGCCCCTTCTTCCTCGTCCAGGCCGCCCTGCCGCACCTGCGCGCCAGCCGCGGCTGCGTCGTCAACGTCTCCTCGGTGGCCGGGCGCGTCCCGCAGCCCTACTCGGCGGCGTACTCGGCCGCCAAGGGCGGGCTGACCCAGCTGACCAAGGCCCTGGCCCTCGAGCTCTCGCCCGACGGCATCCGCGTCAACGCGGTCTGCCCCGGCACCGTCGACACCCCGCTGGTGGCCAAGGTCGCAGAGACCTACCCCGACGACCTCGACCCGCGCGTCTCCGACCGGCTGCTGGCGATGCTGCCCGGCGCGGCGTCGTCGCCCGCCGAGATCGCGGCGACCATCGCCTACCTCGCCTCCGCCGAGGCGCGGATGATCACCGGCGCGATCGTGGCCCACGACGGCGGCATGGGCTGA